In Streptomyces sp. NBC_00306, a single genomic region encodes these proteins:
- the purN gene encoding phosphoribosylglycinamide formyltransferase — MASPPLSVRPAPDRPARLVVLVSGSGTNLQALLDAIGDDPAGFGAAVVAVGADRDGIVGLERAERAGLPTFVCRVKDHETRDAWDRALTEATAAYEPDLVVSAGFMKIVGKEFLARFGGRCVNTHPALLPSFPGAHGVRDALAYGAKVTGCTVHFVDDGVDTGPIIAQGVVEVRDEDHTDGGTALHERIKEVERALLVEVVGRLARNGYRIEGRKVVFP; from the coding sequence GTGGCCTCCCCGCCCCTCTCTGTCCGACCGGCCCCGGACCGACCGGCCCGCCTGGTGGTCCTGGTCTCCGGTTCCGGCACCAACCTCCAGGCCCTGCTCGACGCCATCGGCGACGATCCGGCCGGCTTCGGCGCCGCCGTGGTCGCCGTCGGCGCGGACCGCGACGGGATCGTGGGACTGGAGCGCGCCGAGCGCGCCGGACTTCCCACGTTCGTGTGCCGGGTCAAGGACCACGAGACCCGTGACGCGTGGGACCGGGCGCTCACGGAGGCGACGGCGGCGTACGAGCCCGACCTCGTGGTCTCGGCCGGATTCATGAAGATCGTGGGCAAGGAGTTCCTCGCCCGCTTCGGCGGCCGGTGCGTCAACACGCATCCCGCGCTGCTGCCCAGCTTTCCCGGCGCCCACGGTGTCCGCGACGCGCTCGCGTACGGGGCCAAGGTGACCGGGTGCACCGTCCACTTCGTCGACGACGGCGTCGACACCGGCCCGATCATCGCGCAGGGCGTGGTGGAGGTGCGGGACGAGGACCACACGGACGGTGGGACCGCTCTTCACGAGCGCATCAAGGAAGTCGAGCGAGCGCTGCTCGTCGAGGTCGTGGGGCGTCTGGCCCGTAACGGCTACCGCATTGAGGGACGAAAGGTAGTTTTCCCGTGA
- the sucD gene encoding succinate--CoA ligase subunit alpha, with the protein MAIFLTKDSKVIVQGMTGATGMKHTKLMLADGTNIVGGVNPRKAGTSVDFDGTEVPVFGSVAEAMEKTGADVSVLFVPPAFAKAAVVEAIDAEIPLAVVITEGIAVHDSAAFWAYATSKGNKTRIIGPNCPGLITPGQSNAGIIPGDITKPGRIGLVSKSGTLTYQMMYELRDIGFSSAVGIGGDPVIGTTHIDALAAFEADPETELIVMIGEIGGDAEERAADFIKANVTKPVVGYVAGFTAPEGKTMGHAGAIVSGSSGTAQAKKEALEAAGVKVGKTPTETAKLAREILGG; encoded by the coding sequence ATGGCTATCTTCCTCACCAAGGACAGCAAGGTCATCGTCCAGGGCATGACCGGCGCCACCGGCATGAAGCACACCAAGCTCATGCTCGCTGACGGCACCAACATCGTCGGCGGTGTGAACCCGCGCAAGGCCGGCACCAGCGTCGACTTCGACGGCACCGAGGTGCCCGTCTTCGGCTCCGTCGCCGAGGCGATGGAGAAGACCGGGGCGGACGTCTCCGTGCTCTTCGTGCCGCCGGCCTTCGCCAAGGCGGCCGTCGTCGAGGCGATCGACGCCGAGATCCCGCTGGCCGTCGTCATCACCGAGGGCATCGCGGTGCACGACTCCGCCGCCTTCTGGGCGTACGCCACCAGCAAGGGCAACAAGACCCGGATCATCGGCCCGAACTGCCCCGGCCTGATCACCCCCGGCCAGTCCAACGCCGGCATCATCCCGGGCGACATCACCAAGCCCGGCCGCATCGGTCTCGTGTCGAAGTCCGGCACGCTGACCTACCAGATGATGTACGAGCTCCGTGACATCGGCTTCTCCTCCGCCGTCGGCATCGGTGGCGACCCGGTCATCGGCACCACGCACATCGACGCTCTGGCGGCCTTCGAGGCCGACCCGGAGACCGAGCTGATCGTGATGATCGGTGAGATCGGCGGCGACGCCGAGGAGCGTGCGGCCGACTTCATCAAGGCCAACGTCACCAAGCCGGTCGTCGGCTACGTCGCGGGCTTCACCGCCCCCGAGGGCAAGACGATGGGCCACGCCGGCGCCATCGTGTCCGGCTCGTCCGGCACGGCGCAGGCGAAGAAGGAGGCCCTCGAGGCCGCGGGCGTCAAGGTCGGCAAGACGCCGACCGAGACGGCCAAGCTCGCGCGCGAGATCCTCGGCGGCTGA
- the sucC gene encoding ADP-forming succinate--CoA ligase subunit beta — protein MDLFEYQARDLFAKHGVPVLAGEVIDTPEAAREATERLGGKSVVKAQVKVGGRGKAGGVKLADGADDAVEKAGQILGMDIKGHTVHKVMIAETAPEIAEEYYVSYLLDRTNRTFLAMASVQGGMDIEEVAEKTPEALAKVPVDSNEGVTLEKAREIVAQAKFPAEVAEQVAEILVTLWKTFIAEDALLVEVNPLAKVADGRVIALDGKVSLDENAEFRQPGHEEFVDHAAANPLEAAAKAKNLNYVKLDGEVGIIGNGAGLVMSTLDVVAYAGEAHNNVKPANFLDIGGGASAEVMANGLEIILGDPDVKSVFVNVFGGITACDEVANGIVQALELLKSKGEEVTKPLVVRLDGNNAELGRKILSDANHPLVQRVDTMDGAADKAAELAAAAK, from the coding sequence GTGGACCTGTTCGAGTACCAGGCGAGGGACCTCTTCGCCAAGCACGGTGTACCGGTGCTGGCCGGTGAAGTCATCGACACGCCTGAGGCGGCGCGCGAGGCTACGGAGCGTCTGGGCGGCAAGTCGGTCGTCAAGGCGCAGGTCAAGGTCGGTGGCCGCGGCAAGGCCGGCGGCGTGAAGCTGGCCGACGGCGCGGACGACGCGGTCGAGAAGGCCGGTCAGATCCTCGGTATGGACATCAAGGGCCACACGGTCCACAAGGTGATGATCGCCGAGACCGCGCCCGAGATCGCCGAGGAGTACTACGTCTCGTACCTCCTCGACCGCACCAACCGCACCTTCCTGGCCATGGCCTCCGTCCAGGGCGGCATGGACATCGAGGAGGTCGCGGAGAAGACCCCCGAGGCCCTCGCGAAGGTCCCGGTCGACTCCAACGAGGGTGTCACCCTCGAGAAGGCCCGCGAGATCGTCGCGCAGGCGAAGTTCCCGGCCGAGGTCGCGGAGCAGGTCGCCGAGATCCTCGTGACGCTGTGGAAGACCTTCATCGCCGAGGACGCGCTCCTCGTCGAGGTCAACCCGCTGGCCAAGGTCGCCGACGGCCGCGTGATCGCCCTCGACGGCAAGGTCTCGCTCGACGAGAACGCCGAGTTCCGGCAGCCGGGCCACGAGGAGTTCGTGGACCACGCCGCAGCCAACCCGCTCGAGGCTGCCGCCAAGGCCAAGAACCTCAACTACGTCAAGCTCGACGGCGAGGTCGGCATCATCGGCAACGGCGCGGGTCTGGTCATGTCGACCCTCGACGTCGTCGCGTACGCCGGTGAGGCGCACAACAACGTCAAGCCCGCCAACTTCCTCGACATCGGTGGCGGCGCCTCCGCCGAGGTGATGGCGAACGGTCTCGAGATCATCCTCGGCGACCCGGACGTCAAGTCCGTCTTCGTCAACGTCTTCGGTGGCATCACCGCCTGTGACGAGGTCGCCAACGGCATCGTCCAGGCCCTGGAGCTGCTGAAGTCCAAGGGCGAGGAAGTCACCAAGCCGCTGGTCGTGCGCCTCGACGGCAACAACGCGGAACTGGGTCGCAAGATCCTCTCCGACGCGAACCACCCGCTCGTGCAGCGCGTGGACACCATGGACGGCGCGGCCGACAAGGCCGCCGAGCTCGCCGCGGCTGCGAAGTAA
- a CDS encoding bifunctional methylenetetrahydrofolate dehydrogenase/methenyltetrahydrofolate cyclohydrolase codes for MTAQILDGKATAAAIKSDLTVRVAALREKGVTPGLGTLLVGDDPGSRWYVNGKHRDCAQVGIASIQRELPDTATQEEIEAVVLELNDNPECTGYIVQLPLPRGIDTNRVLELMDPAKDADGLHPMSLGKLVLGVEGPLPCTPYGIVQLLRHHDVEINGANVVVVGRGITIGRPMPLVLTRKSENATVTQCHTGTRDLSAHLKQADIIVAAAGVPHLIKPEDVKPGAAVLDVGVSRDEHGKIVGDVHPGVTEVAGWVAPNPGGVGPMTRAQLLVNVVEAAERAAAVAAG; via the coding sequence ATGACTGCCCAGATTCTCGATGGCAAGGCCACCGCAGCCGCGATCAAGTCCGATCTGACCGTCCGCGTGGCGGCCCTCAGGGAGAAGGGCGTCACGCCCGGTCTCGGGACCCTGCTGGTCGGGGACGACCCGGGCAGCCGCTGGTACGTGAACGGCAAGCACCGCGACTGCGCGCAGGTCGGCATCGCCTCGATCCAGCGCGAACTGCCGGACACCGCCACCCAGGAGGAGATCGAGGCGGTCGTCCTCGAACTCAACGACAATCCCGAGTGCACCGGCTACATCGTCCAGCTCCCGCTTCCCCGGGGCATCGACACCAACCGGGTCCTGGAGCTGATGGATCCGGCCAAGGACGCGGACGGGCTGCACCCGATGAGCCTCGGCAAGCTCGTGCTCGGTGTGGAGGGACCGCTGCCGTGCACGCCGTACGGCATCGTCCAGCTGCTGCGTCACCACGACGTCGAGATCAACGGCGCCAATGTGGTCGTCGTCGGCCGGGGCATCACCATCGGGCGGCCGATGCCGCTCGTCCTGACCCGCAAGTCCGAGAACGCGACCGTGACGCAGTGCCACACGGGCACCCGCGACCTGTCCGCGCATCTGAAGCAGGCCGACATCATCGTCGCGGCGGCCGGGGTACCGCACCTGATCAAGCCGGAGGACGTGAAGCCGGGCGCCGCGGTGCTCGACGTCGGCGTCAGCCGCGACGAGCACGGCAAGATCGTGGGCGACGTGCACCCGGGCGTCACCGAGGTGGCCGGCTGGGTGGCCCCGAACCCGGGCGGTGTCGGCCCGATGACCCGTGCGCAGTTGCTGGTCAACGTGGTCGAGGCGGCCGAGCGTGCCGCCGCCGTCGCGGCAGGCTGA
- a CDS encoding DUF3017 domain-containing protein has protein sequence MGVRTNDEDATAPAEPDGPAGSGADDARDTETAGAEGARGTDGAAADDGDATADEHADESGPGFEGPDVVHEPDGEVSAKGVVSSPGPDGEPVRTTRRFPALTTDTARPEGGGRAAPGDASAPARQWPLLTVLALAALGLLIVGTDAFADAFRVGTILIGVALITGAVMRRVLPSVGMLAVRSRFTDMVTYGLLGVVITLLALVAQPKPWLDLPFLEDAVHFTVR, from the coding sequence ATGGGTGTACGGACGAACGACGAGGACGCCACGGCGCCGGCGGAGCCCGACGGGCCCGCCGGGTCCGGCGCGGACGATGCGCGGGACACGGAAACGGCCGGCGCCGAGGGGGCGCGCGGCACGGACGGTGCCGCGGCCGATGACGGCGACGCGACCGCGGACGAGCACGCGGACGAGTCCGGCCCCGGATTCGAGGGGCCGGACGTCGTGCACGAGCCGGACGGCGAGGTCAGTGCCAAGGGCGTCGTCAGTTCCCCCGGGCCCGACGGCGAACCCGTACGCACCACCCGGCGCTTTCCCGCGCTCACCACCGACACCGCCCGCCCCGAGGGCGGCGGGCGCGCGGCCCCCGGGGACGCTTCCGCTCCCGCCCGCCAGTGGCCGCTGCTGACCGTGCTCGCGCTCGCCGCGCTCGGGCTGCTGATCGTCGGCACGGACGCGTTCGCCGATGCCTTCCGTGTCGGCACGATCCTGATCGGGGTCGCGCTGATCACGGGTGCGGTGATGCGGCGGGTCCTGCCCTCGGTCGGCATGCTCGCTGTGCGTTCGCGATTCACCGACATGGTCACGTACGGGCTGCTGGGCGTCGTGATCACCCTGCTGGCGCTGGTGGCCCAGCCCAAGCCCTGGCTGGACCTGCCGTTCCTGGAGGACGCCGTCCACTTCACCGTGCGCTAG
- a CDS encoding XRE family transcriptional regulator — MPRWKALPEELDPQIREFAEQLRRLVDRSGLSLAAVADRTGYGKTSWERYLDGRLLAPKGAILALAEVTDTGQAHLITMWELAERAWSRSELRHDLTMDEQRIAEARAALGEYGPAPEDAVPPGARASAPRTGAGARTSQRGQYPAPPGSHPPGDVRPGPSGGRRKVVLFLAGVVGALLVIAAAVLLTDLGGSGGDGGTAAGKPSATPTTSAPPLPAGVKCSGAACTGQDPETMGCGGEFATTASSATIGGSLVEVRYSKTCQAAWARITRATAGDTVRITVAGKGAQQGLVDEDTDAYTPMTAVARAADARACATLTSGTTGCTGGQ; from the coding sequence ATGCCTCGTTGGAAGGCACTGCCGGAAGAGCTGGACCCACAGATCCGCGAGTTCGCCGAGCAACTGCGCCGGCTCGTCGACCGGAGCGGGCTGAGCCTGGCCGCGGTCGCCGACCGGACCGGCTACGGCAAGACGTCCTGGGAGCGGTACCTCGACGGGCGGCTGCTCGCGCCCAAGGGCGCGATCCTCGCGCTCGCGGAGGTGACCGACACCGGCCAGGCCCATCTGATCACCATGTGGGAGCTCGCCGAACGCGCGTGGAGCCGCTCCGAGCTGCGGCACGACCTGACGATGGACGAGCAGCGCATAGCCGAGGCCCGGGCCGCCCTCGGGGAGTACGGTCCGGCACCGGAGGACGCCGTCCCGCCGGGCGCCCGGGCGTCCGCGCCCCGGACCGGAGCGGGGGCCCGGACATCACAGCGCGGGCAGTACCCGGCGCCCCCCGGATCGCACCCGCCGGGCGACGTCCGCCCCGGCCCGTCGGGCGGCCGACGCAAGGTAGTCCTGTTCCTCGCCGGGGTCGTGGGCGCGCTGCTGGTGATCGCCGCAGCCGTGCTGCTGACCGACCTCGGAGGGAGCGGCGGCGACGGCGGCACCGCGGCCGGGAAGCCGTCGGCGACGCCGACCACCAGCGCACCGCCGCTGCCCGCCGGGGTGAAGTGCAGCGGCGCGGCCTGCACCGGCCAGGACCCGGAAACGATGGGCTGCGGCGGCGAGTTCGCCACGACGGCCTCCTCGGCGACCATCGGCGGCTCCCTCGTCGAGGTCCGCTACAGCAAGACCTGCCAGGCGGCGTGGGCGCGGATCACCCGGGCCACGGCGGGCGACACCGTGCGCATCACGGTGGCCGGCAAAGGGGCGCAACAGGGCCTGGTGGACGAGGACACCGACGCCTACACGCCGATGACCGCCGTCGCCCGAGCGGCCGACGCACGGGCCTGCGCCACGCTCACCTCGGGGACCACCGGCTGCACCGGCGGCCAGTGA
- a CDS encoding sigma factor-like helix-turn-helix DNA-binding protein, whose product MTQSTTRSGSSTPLPSPKERRRLREAKSMSEQELATAVGVTKATIRSWESGRSAPRGRRREMYAKLLTEADPDPGSQTEAKAKAEAEAEAVSGTSAPETNPSAEAAAPVRKPVASAARPAAEEAAIEVPRETAGDPVPVELKPVRTASPAADPEPDDATAELPPTAGDGGSGADDMGEGAGGCRPEGAGEVGSEPGTDQAARTAADTEPRDQRPVSTPAEAFDALYTYSAPGLVRQAYLLTGRRRLAHESVERAFHLAWQRWPEVARDRDPAGWVRAAAYEFAMSPWQRLRPVHRHPDNPPLVDSEQRELLEALLELPPPYRRTLLLYDGLGLDLPDTAAETEASTPAAANRLLHAREAIAEQLPHLSDPTVLRNQLLALANSGPVPQLNPPRAVRTSSERRAWLWTRAALSVTTLIMGATGFTLATAPTQYEPAVSPGHEVGGVPPLAGPQPINPRSHMLRQKLLSEPVHGPERLVPTIP is encoded by the coding sequence ATGACCCAGAGCACGACACGCTCCGGTTCGAGCACTCCGCTGCCCTCCCCCAAAGAGCGCCGCAGGCTGCGCGAGGCGAAGTCGATGAGCGAGCAGGAGCTCGCCACCGCCGTCGGCGTCACGAAGGCCACGATCCGGTCGTGGGAGAGCGGCCGCAGCGCCCCCCGGGGTCGCCGGCGTGAGATGTACGCCAAGCTGCTGACCGAGGCGGACCCGGACCCCGGCTCGCAAACGGAAGCGAAGGCGAAGGCGGAAGCGGAAGCGGAAGCGGTATCGGGCACCTCCGCTCCGGAGACGAACCCCTCGGCCGAAGCCGCTGCCCCGGTGAGGAAGCCCGTCGCGTCGGCCGCCCGCCCGGCTGCCGAAGAGGCAGCCATCGAGGTGCCCCGGGAGACGGCCGGGGACCCGGTGCCGGTGGAACTGAAGCCGGTGCGGACGGCGTCGCCGGCAGCGGACCCCGAGCCGGACGACGCCACAGCGGAGTTGCCGCCGACGGCCGGGGACGGCGGGTCCGGCGCCGACGACATGGGTGAAGGCGCAGGCGGATGCCGCCCCGAAGGCGCTGGCGAGGTCGGGAGCGAGCCCGGCACGGACCAGGCGGCAAGAACGGCTGCCGATACTGAGCCCCGGGACCAGCGGCCCGTGTCCACCCCCGCCGAGGCCTTCGACGCCCTGTACACGTACAGCGCCCCCGGCCTCGTACGCCAGGCCTATCTGCTCACCGGCCGGCGCAGGCTCGCCCACGAGTCCGTCGAGCGCGCCTTCCACCTCGCCTGGCAGCGCTGGCCCGAGGTGGCCCGCGACCGCGACCCCGCGGGCTGGGTGCGGGCGGCCGCGTACGAGTTCGCCATGTCGCCCTGGCAGCGGCTGCGCCCCGTCCACCGGCACCCCGACAACCCGCCGCTCGTCGACAGCGAACAGCGCGAACTGCTCGAAGCGCTGCTGGAGCTGCCGCCCCCGTACCGCCGCACCCTCCTGCTCTACGACGGTCTCGGTCTCGACCTGCCCGACACGGCCGCCGAGACGGAGGCGAGCACTCCCGCGGCGGCGAACCGTCTGCTGCACGCGCGCGAGGCCATCGCCGAGCAGCTCCCCCACCTCAGCGACCCCACGGTCCTGCGCAATCAGCTGCTCGCCCTCGCGAACTCCGGTCCCGTGCCGCAGCTGAACCCGCCCCGGGCCGTACGGACAAGCAGCGAACGCCGGGCCTGGCTGTGGACCCGGGCCGCCCTCAGCGTCACCACGCTGATCATGGGCGCCACGGGCTTCACTCTGGCCACGGCGCCGACACAGTACGAGCCGGCGGTCTCTCCCGGCCACGAGGTGGGCGGAGTACCGCCGCTCGCCGGGCCGCAGCCGATCAACCCGCGAAGTCACATGCTGCGCCAGAAGCTGCTGTCCGAGCCGGTCCACGGCCCCGAACGACTGGTACCGACGATCCCGTAG
- the purH gene encoding bifunctional phosphoribosylaminoimidazolecarboxamide formyltransferase/IMP cyclohydrolase, translating into MTVETAKRAIRRALVSVYDKTGLEELARGLHEAGVELVSTGSTAGKIAAAGVPVTKVEELTGFPECLDGRVKTLHPRVHAGILADLRLESHREQLAELGVEPFDLVVVNLYPFRETVDSGASPDECVEQIDIGGPSMVRAAAKNHPSVAVVTSPERYGDVLTAVSSGGFDLGARKRLAAEAFQHTAAYDVAVASWFASAYAPADDSPFPDFLGATYERSHVLRYGENPHQGAALYVNGNGGLAEAEQLHGKEMSFNNYTDTEAARRAAYDHAEPCVAIIKHANPCGIAVAADVAEAHRKAHACDPLSAFGGVIAVNRPVSVAMAEQVAEIFTEVIVAPAYEDGAVEVLARKKNIRVLRCPDAPSAPVEIKPVDGGALLQVTDRLQADGDDPSAWTLATGEALDAAELADLAFAWRACRAVKSNAILLAKDGASVGVGMGQVNRVDSAKLAVERAGEERARGAYAASDAFFPFPDGLEILTAAGVKAVVQPGGSVRDEQVVEAAKKAGVTMYFTGTRHFFH; encoded by the coding sequence GTGACTGTTGAGACTGCGAAGCGGGCCATCCGGCGAGCGCTGGTCAGTGTGTATGACAAGACGGGGCTCGAGGAGCTCGCGCGCGGGCTGCACGAGGCGGGTGTGGAACTGGTCTCCACCGGATCGACCGCCGGGAAGATCGCCGCGGCCGGTGTACCGGTCACCAAGGTCGAGGAGCTCACCGGTTTTCCCGAGTGCCTGGACGGCCGGGTCAAGACGCTGCACCCCCGCGTGCACGCCGGCATCCTCGCCGACCTGCGCCTGGAGTCCCACCGCGAGCAGCTCGCCGAGCTCGGTGTGGAACCGTTCGACCTGGTGGTCGTGAACCTCTACCCGTTCCGCGAGACCGTCGACTCCGGCGCCTCCCCGGACGAGTGCGTCGAGCAGATCGACATCGGCGGCCCCTCGATGGTGCGCGCCGCCGCCAAGAACCACCCCTCGGTCGCGGTCGTCACCAGCCCGGAGCGGTACGGCGACGTGCTGACCGCCGTCTCCTCCGGCGGCTTCGACCTCGGCGCGCGCAAGCGGCTCGCGGCGGAGGCCTTCCAGCACACGGCCGCCTACGACGTCGCCGTCGCCTCCTGGTTCGCGTCCGCGTACGCCCCGGCCGACGACTCGCCGTTCCCCGACTTCCTCGGTGCCACGTACGAGCGCTCCCACGTCCTGCGCTACGGCGAGAACCCGCACCAGGGCGCCGCGCTGTACGTGAACGGCAACGGCGGTCTCGCCGAGGCCGAGCAACTGCACGGCAAGGAGATGTCGTTCAACAACTACACGGACACGGAGGCCGCGCGGCGTGCCGCGTACGACCACGCCGAGCCGTGTGTGGCGATCATCAAGCACGCCAACCCGTGCGGTATCGCGGTCGCCGCGGATGTCGCCGAGGCGCACCGCAAGGCGCACGCCTGCGACCCGCTGTCCGCCTTCGGCGGGGTCATCGCCGTCAACCGCCCGGTCTCGGTGGCCATGGCGGAGCAGGTCGCGGAGATCTTCACCGAGGTCATCGTCGCTCCGGCGTACGAGGACGGCGCGGTCGAGGTGCTCGCCCGCAAGAAGAACATCCGTGTGCTGCGCTGCCCCGACGCCCCCTCGGCGCCGGTCGAGATCAAGCCCGTCGACGGCGGCGCGCTGCTCCAGGTGACGGACCGTCTCCAGGCCGACGGTGACGACCCGTCGGCGTGGACCCTCGCGACCGGAGAGGCCCTGGACGCCGCCGAACTGGCGGACCTGGCCTTCGCGTGGCGGGCCTGTCGCGCGGTCAAGTCCAACGCGATCCTGCTGGCGAAGGACGGTGCGTCGGTCGGCGTCGGCATGGGCCAGGTCAACCGCGTCGACTCGGCGAAGCTCGCGGTGGAGCGTGCGGGCGAGGAGCGGGCGCGAGGCGCGTACGCGGCGTCCGACGCGTTCTTCCCCTTCCCCGACGGTCTGGAGATCCTGACCGCGGCCGGCGTCAAGGCCGTGGTGCAGCCGGGCGGTTCGGTCCGTGACGAGCAGGTCGTCGAGGCCGCGAAGAAGGCGGGCGTGACGATGTACTTCACCGGGACGCGTCACTTCTTCCACTGA
- a CDS encoding cell division protein PerM → MTQTTDHSPPFSAPVLLQGGRRPALAACLVRGAIAAGLGLGTFAVLVIALWISSPYPDSGPNGALHVAAGLWLLAHGTELVRSETLSGQPAPIGIVPLLLVVLPAWLAHRAARDGLLPADDRPRPSARGALCAVSLGYLLVGAAATVYAAGGPLAPDLLSAVLHLPLVTLAAVGAGVWTASGRPGGPLPDWVPARLRKELARTRVAVAMRSGAAGALTLLGGGALLVAASMVWNADATQDSFLHLADVWSGRLAVLMLGLALVPNAAVWAAAYGLGPGFALGTGATATPLALTGDPALPHFPLVAAVPAEGPGTPLNWAAAAVPLAAALIVAHFTAHRAAPRHGDRATAWGMGETALAALQGAVVCGVLTGFLAAAAGGPLGTGRLTAFGPVWWLTGAAALVWSAVVAVPVALALRAWRVRGRAVGADGSPIPAAAVPGPASPAPVAASGVEMDDMDDAEFDPYDFLPEFPTGSRETDASPDGTAGASDESSEGAGDVTGSARDDRAPWAVPLSPWPKAPGLSSIALDADRAKADREEPDRDERDREGEEPDREERDREATHAAAADRTEGPGTSSARSRATNPTDTRAVTGAAGADAAQQSPTLPARLPDALPDGPAGRADADRDDSGPPATP, encoded by the coding sequence GTGACCCAGACGACCGATCACAGCCCCCCGTTCTCGGCTCCGGTGCTGCTCCAGGGCGGCCGGCGGCCCGCGTTGGCCGCATGCCTCGTCCGCGGGGCGATCGCGGCGGGGCTCGGGCTCGGTACGTTCGCCGTCCTGGTGATCGCGCTGTGGATCAGTTCGCCGTATCCGGACAGCGGTCCGAACGGGGCGCTGCATGTCGCGGCCGGGCTGTGGCTGCTCGCCCACGGCACGGAACTCGTCCGCTCCGAGACCCTCTCCGGGCAGCCGGCGCCCATCGGGATCGTGCCGCTGCTCCTCGTGGTCCTGCCGGCCTGGCTTGCGCACCGGGCGGCCCGCGACGGTCTGCTGCCCGCCGACGACCGCCCGCGCCCGTCGGCGCGAGGTGCGCTGTGTGCCGTCAGCCTGGGATATCTGCTGGTCGGCGCCGCCGCCACGGTCTATGCGGCGGGCGGACCACTGGCGCCGGATCTGCTGAGCGCCGTACTCCATCTGCCGCTGGTCACCCTGGCGGCGGTGGGGGCCGGCGTGTGGACGGCGAGCGGCCGTCCGGGCGGTCCGCTGCCGGACTGGGTGCCCGCACGGCTGCGGAAGGAGCTCGCCCGTACGCGGGTGGCTGTCGCCATGCGGTCCGGGGCCGCCGGTGCCCTGACCCTGCTGGGCGGTGGCGCACTGCTCGTCGCGGCCTCGATGGTGTGGAACGCGGACGCCACGCAGGACTCGTTCCTGCACCTCGCGGACGTGTGGTCGGGACGGCTCGCGGTGTTGATGCTGGGGCTGGCGCTGGTGCCCAACGCGGCGGTGTGGGCCGCCGCGTACGGGCTGGGGCCCGGCTTCGCGCTCGGTACGGGCGCGACGGCGACCCCTCTGGCGCTCACCGGCGACCCTGCCCTGCCGCACTTCCCGCTGGTCGCCGCGGTGCCGGCCGAGGGGCCCGGCACACCGCTGAACTGGGCCGCTGCGGCCGTTCCGCTCGCCGCGGCGCTGATCGTCGCCCACTTCACGGCGCACCGGGCAGCGCCGCGCCACGGCGACCGTGCGACGGCGTGGGGGATGGGCGAGACCGCGCTGGCGGCCTTGCAGGGTGCTGTGGTCTGCGGCGTGCTGACGGGTTTTCTCGCGGCGGCGGCCGGCGGGCCGCTCGGCACGGGCCGGCTGACGGCGTTCGGCCCGGTGTGGTGGCTGACGGGCGCGGCCGCGCTGGTGTGGTCGGCGGTCGTCGCGGTGCCGGTGGCTTTGGCGCTGCGGGCCTGGCGGGTACGGGGCCGGGCCGTAGGAGCCGATGGGTCACCGATTCCGGCCGCCGCCGTTCCGGGTCCCGCGTCACCGGCGCCCGTTGCCGCGAGCGGCGTGGAGATGGACGACATGGACGACGCGGAGTTCGATCCGTACGACTTCCTGCCGGAGTTCCCCACCGGGTCCCGGGAGACCGACGCGTCGCCGGACGGTACGGCCGGCGCATCCGACGAGTCCTCGGAAGGGGCCGGGGACGTCACCGGATCGGCCCGCGACGATCGCGCACCGTGGGCCGTGCCGCTCAGCCCCTGGCCCAAGGCCCCCGGGTTGTCGAGCATCGCCCTGGACGCGGACCGCGCAAAGGCCGACCGCGAAGAACCGGACCGCGATGAACGGGACCGCGAAGGCGAAGAACCGGACCGCGAAGAGCGGGACCGCGAGGCAACGCACGCTGCGGCTGCGGACCGTACGGAAGGCCCCGGGACAAGCTCCGCGAGAAGCCGCGCGACGAACCCCACGGACACCCGTGCGGTTACCGGCGCTGCCGGGGCGGACGCTGCTCAGCAGAGCCCCACGCTCCCGGCCCGGCTGCCCGACGCTCTGCCGGACGGGCCCGCGGGCCGTGCGGACGCGGACCGGGACGACTCCGGTCCGCCCGCTACTCCTTGA